A window of Gossypium hirsutum isolate 1008001.06 chromosome D13, Gossypium_hirsutum_v2.1, whole genome shotgun sequence genomic DNA:
cattatttattagggataggatatttttggtgctttcaacgaccgcatcagAAGGAACAAATTTCAGTATCCCAAGCACCGTCTAGTTGGATCAGCCTTTGCACCGACGGGGCGACTCAAATTGCCTCTAAAAATGCTACAACTTGGGGAGTTGTAAGGAATGACAATGGATAGTAGATTATAGGGTACAACAAAAACTTGGGTAAgtgtttaattttttatgctGAATTATGGGGGTATACTTGATGGTTTGACCCTCATCCAAAACATGAGCTACGATGGTGTGAGAATTCAATCTGATAGTATGGAGGTGGTCAAAGCCATTTAGGATTCTTCTTAGACAAGTTCGAACTCTGCCCTCCTTAGACGTATTCAACACTTGTTGGTGAACGTAAGATCTTAAGTCATTTAGTATATTCATAGAGAATGCAACAAAATTGCTGACTGCTTGGCCAAAATGGCTTTGAGAACAAACCAAGGATTAAAGGCATTTGAGGAGATTCCAAGGGAGGTGTTAGCACTTTTTCCTACAGCCCATTTGAGTGACAGTCTTACATAGAGGAACATTATGTAGttagttttatttgtttattttacctaccacgaaaaaaaaaaaactcccaaAGGGAGTTGTCCAAATAAAAGTCTACCACTTCTTTCGCGGGAGTTCGAACCTAGGCAAGTTGTAAGATGAACAACCCTTGGCTACCAAGCCAATCACAGGAgttcattaattatatatatttattaaggtAAACTACCTAGTTGGTAACCCAACTTTTAAAacgtttttattttggtcacccatAATGAAACCCTTGCAATTTTGTCACTCAACTTTTAGGTCGCTTACATTTTAGTCCTCCAATTGTTAAATCTCTAACGATAGTTAACTTGTACAAACCTCACAATGTTCACACTTTCATTTTGGCCATCTATCCTCTAGGttgattttattttggtcacccaaaaaatATCCTTCTTTGTAATATTCATtggggtaaaaaaaattaaggattgaAGTGAAAAAatggtagaaactaaaataatgctttaaaaattgtcaaaatgtACTTGTTTACCCCCTTGCCGAaagttctaaattttttttccaatgttgaaaatttaaattttaaaacatcaaaatcaattaaataagttattaaatttctaatttgttactataatatagaaattaactaaattaactaatttagtttcttttaaatcttaaaattttattttaggtttccaaattaaaataaacttaaataaataatttttaataattatgcatgaaacccaatttttttttaattatatgatctTGAGTCTTTCATACTAAACTAAAAGCAAATAAAATCCttacaattaaataaaattaattaatgttaTATTTCATGTCAAACAAAACCCAGAATTTTTTCATAACTTCTTTACCcagaatttaattaatttcaatgatttttctttacttttagtttATTATGGAAGATTCAAGATTATTTAATCAAAAGCACTTTAAGTTTCACAAACAgtattaaatatgagttatcgAGTTGATTTTATTAAGaacaatataaaaacataaaataaaatattaaaatttagaaagagtttaatttaattaatttcaatattacagTAACAAATCAATTAACattattagataaaaaaaattcaacaatttatttaattgatttttatattttgaaatttaaaatttcaatattattttttttagaatttttggcaaTGTGATAAATAAgtacaatttgataatttttttgatacattattttaatttctaccatttttcactttataattgaacataaaaatttattattaattactttttttttctatcaataaaattttaatatgaatatgtaatgcttatgaataaattttcataaaataaataattatcatttattgatcTTTGATTTTTATCCTAAGTAAtatcatataattatattaattattaagatttGATGTGACTGTTCAGTTATGAATTTGGGCTTTTTTAGGCATTCGATCGGATTTATCTTGGGTTCGGCCAGATCGGTCTTGGACTTAAATTCTTACAAACTCAAGCTTTCTCGGGCACATGTTTTGTGGGGCTTGAATTTTCTCGAGCTTTAATCTATTATATGCTCGAACTTTCTCGGATTTGTTTGGATCAATATGGATGAACTTTCCAATTCGAACCTGTTTTGCCGACTCTAAATAGCTTGTGAATTAACAAAGCAGTCTCTTTGACACATTTATTTCATGTGAACATATATGAATTTTCCGTCCCGTATGAATTAAGATGCAAATTGTATGCATATTGTAATGAGgcacaaattttacaaaaaaataaataaaaaaataaattatgtttacCTCACCGTGGACCAACCATGCCATTTTAATGTAGTTTCATTGTTACTGCAAGTCCATGTCTGAGAAATCAGCCAACCTTGTTACTTTCAAAATGTTAATCGACTCGGGTGAAAACTGGATATAGGAATATGGGTTTGATACGTGTATTCCATATATTTAGAGAATCATCTTTTAATGTATGTCTTAAGAAATGAAGAGCATGAGTAAACATAGATGTCGTTTGCAGCCGAAAATAGATTAGGATTAGAGTCAAGGGTATGTGAGTTCAATTAGAATTACAAGTTATGCATTCATGTCTTGTAGTGAAATGCAACCGAACCAATGATAAAGATTATAGGCAAAAACTTTGTTATATTCCACGTAAAACGAGTATATCAGTAATGACAAATGTTGGGCAGGATAGAAAACCAaatataaagaacaaaaaaaatagttaaaacttGTTAAAATACAGGTATGTGAAAGTAAATTTGGTAAGTTCTGCAACTTTTTTTACTTAAGCAAATGACGTGCACGTTGATTGGCACCTTTCACTCGAGAATTCAGTTCATCAATATCTTCACCCAGATGATCAAGAGCTTTGTTTTGTCTGCAACCACCAAATCATGGAAAAATAATATAAGACAAGGCATGCATGTAAACAATACTAAAGAACCACAAGCATGAAACCAACACTGATTCAATGGCAAAAGACTTTTGTTGATTTGAAATTCctcaaaacaaaacttaaaaagagACTAAGAGGTAATCCCATCAAGAAAAGGGTCAAAAGGAATGCAGATTTTCAAGTAGTGTAAAGCAGATAATGATAAGAGCAAAATAACAGACCTATCAAGTTCACTTCCCATATCAAGAGCCATGCCCTTTAGATCACCCAAGATATCACTTAAATCTGAAAGTCCATCATCTTGCTTTTGCTTCTCAAGCTGGAGTTAGACAACCAATTAATCTTAGCACAATCgtcaaattttactaaaatttgtaTGCCAATCATGATACTAACCTCAACTTTCTGTATGGCGTCGGTTGGCTCCGGCGTAGGTGTCTTACTTCCAGCCTTAGACTTAGGTACAGGAGCCACACCCAACTTCTCTCTCTGCTCCTTTGTGGCGGCTTTGCCTTTCTTGTTATCATCTGCCAAACCAATGCAATGAACAAGCCTTAATCCATATTTCAGTTAAAACCTGGATACCGAATGCACTGAGAGAGGAGGCAAGAAATTGTATCGGAAGAAAACCTGAAGTGATCACAGGCCCGGTAATTTCTTTGGTTTTCTTCGGTTTCCAGGGCATAGAAAACATGCCCCCTAGATTATTTAAAAGCTTCTCACCCTGATATTAGCAAAACAAAATCCAGTTTAAAGGAATTTATCatacaaaaataataagaaaaaagttTTCTAGTAGTGGGTTGCCTTTCAATAAAAGAAAACCAAATAACATTATATGATCCAAAAGACCAGAAACATGGAAATATGTCTAAATGATCCACCTGTAACAAACCTGTTTACCTAAAGCCAACCTTGTAGATAGCTTATAAGCATCAAAATTTTACACTTTCCTTGTAAGGACAAGCTTTAAGCCATAGCAATTCTACTTGTGAGTCTCAAATAATCTCATTAACTTAAAAAACCCATATAATGAACAGATGATACACAGTTCCTTCATCATGTCAAATACACAAATTACCAAGCAAAAGACAGGGTAAACAGAAGAGTTACCTTATTCAAATCCTTGTCAATATTAACAGCCATTTGGTGGGTCCTTTCAATTTGCTCTCCTTGTGCATGCAAAGTATCAAGAGTCTTTGTAGCATCCGATCTGATGTTCTCAGCAATCTTCAAGCAGTTGTTGACAGTACTTGTTGTCTCCTCGGCCTTGTAGACAGCATACCCCTCAAGGTCTTCCATGGTCTGGTTTTCTAGTCCGCCGGAGTCACGGAAATCGTCCTTGTATTTGTCTCTATTGTTTCTTGCTGGTGATGCCCTAGTGGATGCTGAGCTTTGCTTTTTTCTTCCCACATTGTCATCTTCGATTGACTCTGGGACCAACATTGCCGGCTCAGAAGTAGTCCTTCGAGCAGGTGTCATTGTGTCAGAGTCAGCTGGTGAGTCCCCTTTCTGCTTTGGTTTCATAAACCCAAACATTTTGTCAAGTGTAAACTTGTCTTTTCAGGGACCTATAAGCTGTTGATTCTTCAACAAATGGTATCTGAAAAAACACGCAATTGTTCGATTAATGTGAACAAACAAACATGTTTATAGAAGAAAACTGGGATAAGTAAATTAACTACAACGATTAAAGAAATGAAAGTTAACTAATTGGAAATGTCACCCAGTTCAGATTATATGGCATAAAAAAAGACCCAGAGATCAACTAAAAATTATATCACATTCAAATtaatacacacacacacaaaaaaaaaaaaaacccaagtagAAGCAAATTGAACTAAAGGGTACCTGAGAAAAACTTCGAATTGAACGAAAATGGAGAGTAACAAAATTTACACACAAACCCAAGAAAtagaacaaacaaacaaataaaggtTTGTGTGTAAGGCAGGAATGTTTGGAAATGGAGAAAATTGAACGAGTGAGAGTTCCATTTTTTTGAACTTTGGTCGCCATTTATTTGTTGTCTTCTCGATCTTTGATCAAACAGATGGTAGGCACCCCGAAAAAACAGAGCAATTCCTCCACTTTGCAATTAACTTCCAAAACTGAAGGAAATCTCTTGTTTCAAAACCGTTGGAGTTTGAAGTTTTGTTGTATTTTCCCATTTTAAGGGATTGTCTAGGATTGGGTTTTGAGTTGGGCCAATACGATTCAACACATACTTTAACTCATTGATTTGTATAGGTATTTTCTAGCTCAATGAAATCTACTTATTATTGGGCAATTTACCATTAAaagtctaaatttttttaaatttatcaaaataggcccggtattttattatttaccggaatgggcccttTTCTcctaaatcgcgtccacgtcagcgcgatgtcaggggacgtgtcagcaaatcgcgtccacgtcagcgcggtttgctgacgtggcagcaaatcgcgtccacgtaagcgcggtttgtgtccacgtcagcaaagcgcgctgatgtggacgcgatttgctgacgtgtaGCGTGCTCATGGGGATGCGATTTgccccgcgcgtgaacagtgcaacggtcattttttgaccgttgccccccccaacggtccaaaaaaaactataaatacccccaccctttttttttcacaaactaatcctctcaaatttcctctcaatttcctctcaatttcctctcaatttgctctcaaattccttccaaatttctctcaaatccatatttaatctcaatttgctctcaagttcctattaaatttctcttaaatccctatttttaaataattttaaaaaaattattttttttaaatttttttaaaccgtaaaaatttgtacgatttcagcAATGGCTGGAGAATTAACTCGTCTTGATAAGCAGcacatatcggtggaacaaatgaaaatggtaagcgttaaatttaatttttaaatattatttaagaattttttatttatgcatttttagataattattaatttattatttgttataaaagtctgtagatcagatattggaatgcaatatccggaatatgcatgctcctccatcaccgttggtagagaactacccGCGGGAagtgggtttttggcacgtggcgacggtaggccggggatgtaaggtggacccgaaactaatcagtacgttgatcgagaggtggagacccgagacgcacacattccatcttccatgtggtgAGTGCACAatcactttggaagatgtcagtctgcaattgggattgccggtggacgggcacccagtcaccgggtctgcccaatctagcgattggggagcggtgtgctacgagcttttgggcgctattctgGAGAAAATGGACGGAGgtaagatcgagatgggctggttacgagacacattcccggatccagatgaagattcaaccgaaatagaaagaatccgatatgctcgggcatacattcttcagttaattggaggttatctgatgccggactcGTCACGGAGCCGCATatatctaagatggctgctgaaactcgttgattttagagcagctggtgaattgagttgggggtcaACTGTCTTGGCAacgttatatcgggagatgtgcggggcgacgcgaccgaggaaAGCAAAAAttggaggttgcctgtcactactgcagtatTGGGCACGATTTCGCTTTctatttctacgtcctcgagtggaccacccatatacattcccactcttaacgaggtaaattttatattagattttataattattatgtagatttttaaaaataaaagtatgctaaaaatttatttaattaggtggaaccatccgacaagtcatgctcgattacctacctctctttaagatatacgacttctattaaaccaacagtcggaagcacatgtaagtattaaataaaattgatatttccatCATTCACTAGtcaattggtatttagtatttagtatttagcattatgtatataactaatatttctatcatgttcatatagtttcaatggacaccatacgaggatccggcaattcggacAGTAATTCCAGATGAGTTCTTACAAAATCCAAACGCTTGGCACGCGAAAGTCGCGTTGATCAACTACGCGACCGTGAAGATGCATCAGTCAGATAGGGTGTTACGACAATTTGGATGTAGAAAACCGATTCCCGTAGaacctgaggtgtttgacgatcaccacaaaatcgacctccGGTAATTGAATATGGATTAGCCGAGATTCTGATCTGAGTACATtcaaatgtgggaagatcggtaaGATTATGTACCTACTGGGGAACCGATCATCAttccggagttagcgtgcgtgcTGAAAtgcatgccatggtttaggatccatggcaagccgtatttactatcgccagaggagaggcagcggcaattATGTGTCCAAAGGGAAAGACACATGTCTTTAAATCCAAGACGACAGGATGACGACGCTaacccctcaacgaggcccaaacattcacccggcccatcatcagcggccattcaatcaccaggcccaacgtgagcaccgacacagtcacccgacccagcagttcaaccaatgatacccacgcaaccgcCTTTTCAGATCATGCCAAGTGAGtttcctagcccttttatgtatcataacccttatatgttttcttttccgagtactatggcaggttggagccaatggCCCGGTTCAACTCCATTTCTTGTTACGCCAAGTGGACCACCGATGT
This region includes:
- the LOC107918987 gene encoding putative SNAP25 homologous protein SNAP30, with amino-acid sequence MFGFMKPKQKGDSPADSDTMTPARRTTSEPAMLVPESIEDDNVGRKKQSSASTRASPARNNRDKYKDDFRDSGGLENQTMEDLEGYAVYKAEETTSTVNNCLKIAENIRSDATKTLDTLHAQGEQIERTHQMAVNIDKDLNKGEKLLNNLGGMFSMPWKPKKTKEITGPVITSDDNKKGKAATKEQREKLGVAPVPKSKAGSKTPTPEPTDAIQKVELEKQKQDDGLSDLSDILGDLKGMALDMGSELDRQNKALDHLGEDIDELNSRVKGANQRARHLLK